In Theileria equi strain WA chromosome 3, complete sequence, the genomic window ACTTGGATGGCTGGAGTTGTGAAAATCATAGTTGAAAGAACTCGTGATGAACTTACTACTATTTCTGAGGACGAACTAGCACTTATGGTTATGAAGCTGGGTTTGTTAATGCATATATCTGCAAACCTTTTCTCTAGAAAAGAGGTTGGAAGAAATGGACAATGATGAATATACTCAAGTTCTCAAGAATCACACAATATTATTAGAAACTAGAACGTCTAAACAGGCAATTTTACAATGTAGGAAAGATTGGAATGACCATATTGGTGATATTGTCACAATAACCTTCAATAACAGTGATGAAAAAGTCACCGGACGTCTCATGGGATCATACAACGCCCTTGGAATTTGTCTTAATGTTGCTAATCTCAAGACAACCTTCCCACTTTCGTTCATATATGAGGTTAGAAGATTCATCCTAGGTTCATAGGTAATATAGGTTAAGTTAGGGTGATGATCTTTAGGCAGTATGCACAATTTTAATTTTCACATTAGGATCACATTTATCCTACTTTAACAGTTATAATTCAACAATTATCATTATATGCATATTTTAGATCTTGTTTTGTGGTAGATTGATTTATGAACGACGAAATTATCGGACTAGATTCACACTCAGAGTTTGAGGAATTCAATTTACATGAATATTTCTCATATTTCAACAATTTATGTTTTGATGGGTTTTTAGATGTTGTATGTGTTTCTTGGAGTAAGAAATTAACACTTTCTGCGGGTATTTGCTCATACGAGGTTGTATTTTAGTATTTCACACATTTGTATCTTTAGAAAGAAGGTTATTGCAACATTCGCCTAAGTGAATCTCTTTTGAGATATAGAGCAGTTAAGGAATGCAAGGTAAAGGTCAAAGATTTCATAATGTGTCTAAATAGGAGATTCTCCTACATGAAATGATCCATGCATATTTGTTCCTTAAAAAGCGTAATAAGAAACTTTATGCACATGGAAAGGTTGGTTGAGTGGATATGAATTTATGGAACAGGAATTTATATGGCATATGAACCGAGTTAATGAAATTACTGGACTCAACGTTACAATATATCACAACTTTCATGACGAAGTAAATTACTATAGAAAACACATTTGGCGTTGTACAGTAAGTAGAATGTTATTAATATATGCTTGTTTCAGGGTGATTGTCGATTGAAGTCACCTCATTTTGGTTATATTAAGAGATCCAAGAATATAGCACCAGGTCCCAGGGATAGATGGTGTATGTTTAAATGCTATCTGGTTATGAAACTTTAGGGAAAAAGCACGCTAACACGTGTGGTGGAACATTCGTTAAGTTAGGTGAAGATACTTGTGATGAAACGAAGCGAGTAGATAGAACGTTAACATTACACAAAAATACTATTGACCCATCTGATAACACTATCAAAGTATCATCTGGAACGTATGACTCACCAATTATCATTTgattattttaaaatggaaaagggTTTCTTTAAAGGTTATTTTCCAACAGTGAGTAAGGGTTGTGAATCCAAATGTGAAGCATTTTTCAAATGCATGAAATCTGCGATAACTATAGAGAACAGCGGAGAAAAAAATTTAGAAGATGTTTCAAAGGCATGTAGCTCCCAAAAAGACTTTTACGAAAAATGTAATGAATCACAAAAATAATGAGTACATAAAATATACCATATATAATAACAACGTTATTGTGTTTACTTCCAGACCTTGCAATCTGCAATTGGTACACCATCAATATCGTCGCATGCACAAAAGTAATCAGCAACAACCTTCTTATCTGCCTCATTCGTCACATCGAGTTTGTCAAAGCTATGGAATTCAAATGAGGGATGACTTGTAATAAGTTCCGGCAATTCGGTTCCCCTAACGAGCCAGACACCCTTGATATCAAAGGCACTCCCGGAGCCCAAAACATTTAATACTGCGAATGAATAATGCCTAAGTTCCGTCTCGAATCTTTGCAAGAAGCCGCTAAGCATGTTCGATGTGAATATTTCAGATgtacattcatcctcaagCTTGTTGTACTTCATGAAATAAAATGTCCAACCTGCTGGATCAAAATTTTCCCAGAGCCACGGCATGACACCAGAGTACAAGTCACCCTTACAGTTGCTGTAAGTTTTCTTCCATTGATCCAAACTGAATGAAGTAGGTGGTAGCAAATCCATTGGGTTCTTTACCTTTGGTTTTGGTTCGTCCTTGGGAGcctcctttggagtatcAAATAATGATCCGGTGGCTTTGAATGTAACTAGCATTTTGGAGAAGGTTAAAAATGCGTCACTAGCCTTTACAGTTCTCGTCAATCTAGCCAAATGGACCAAACTATCAAGGAATGAAGGTAGAAGTTTTTCCTCAGCAACCAAATGGTCCAATGTAACAACCAAAACGAGATCCGATACACCCAAGCTCTCTCCTACCAAGAATGTGTTTCCAGCCAAGAAACCGTTTATAGCCTTTACAACCTTTCCTACGTAGGCATCGGTGGTTCCATCTGCTGGCAGACCCTTTCCACACCTACTAGCCATAAACAATCCATTGTGGAAAAACTCTAGCCATGATGTCATATCGGTGAGGTTGAATAAAGCAGCCTCATCAACAGCTCCCTTTACAGCAGCTTCAGCCAAATGGCGGCAAATGCTGATATGACCACAAAGATCACCGTGGTTGCTACCCAAAAGAAGATTGACACAAGGTTTAAGCTCACTAAATGGACACTCTTTACCGGAGGCTGATTCGCATTTACCCTTGGCCAGAGCAAAGTCGAATTTTAGGTCAAGAAATGCAGTTGTTGCAAGAACAGCCTTAGTTCCCAAATCATCAATGTCAGCACCCGTGATTTTCTGTATGTTTTATGACAATTTTGAGCATAGATCAACAAACCATTTTGACGAAGGTAAAAGTTGTTAAACAAGATAGAAGATTCTATTATAAGAGgaatataattttgtcTTAGTATTTTAAAACTTCAACCAAATTATTGAGAATAAAATACGTTGTGGAACGCCAAAACACACATTCGGACTCTGCAGTTACATGGCAAACTGCCTCACAAAAATAAAGGGGAGAAATATTCTAGTTTTCGGTATCTTCCTAATATTATTCATTAGGAGAATCATGTTTACACTAATTTGGCACATGATCGCTTAAGAATGGTTTTTAATGCCGATTATATGACCTATCATACAAGTGATAGAAAATGCGGGATCTATATCACAGAATTGTAGGcatttgataaaatggCTATATAGGAGTCATGTGTCGAATGAGGTATTATAGAACTTGATGTTACGATCACTTTATTGTCTTCCTTTTGGTTAGCTATTTTGCCCTTATATTCTCTTGCCGGTTCGGAGACTTTGCTTACATTTAAAAAGAGCAGTTTATGTGATTTTATGATCATTTATCCTTGCGGTTAGAATGTGTATCTGTCACCTCTCAGGAGCGCATTAGCAAAAGTTATCACTATAAAACATAGTTCCTTTGATACAGTGTCATCGTTACAGATTTACCATGTTAAGGTGTTAAGTCTGTAGTTTGTTTGGTATCTATGATTTTTATGTCTTGAAAGGTCGGTGGGGCGACACCGTTTTGTGTCGAGCGCAAGATAGGCCCTTTCTTTACTTTAATATATTAGTTTTACGGTCAATTTTTAACCAACAAACACCACATTCTTGCTAATTTTAATAGTGCAATAGTATAGATATCGGTTTGGAAATATCTTATCAGTTAAATACCTTTACTGTTTCATTCTAAAATCTCGAAAGGTGAGGATAAATCTGTCCTGTTTTCTTAGGGTTGCAAATATCATATTATTACTTTACTTTACGCTGTCATAACACCTTTATCTGTCCGAAATTTCCTCGTGTCTTGGGCTGGTGTTGTTTTTTGTACTTTGTATTCTCTTGTCCTTCCGTTCATTTATTCTCATCTTTGCTAATACCTTACATTTCAAATATATATAGTTGTGTAGACATAATTGTAACAATGGTTCGCATCGGAAAGACTGTAAGACCAAAGGTCAAGCTTAACAGAAAGAAGACAGTTGAAACCAAATATGGTAGATCAAAGATAGTTGGCCGCAAATTTGCTAGTGTTCCAAAGGTACGCAAGAGCTTGCAACCTGGCGCTGTATTGATCTTGTTGAGTGGTAGCTACAAAGGAAAGCGTGTTGTGCTTTTGAAGGTTTTGGAAAGTGGTCTATTGGTTGTAACCGGACCATTCTCATTCAATGGTGTACCATTGAGACGTGTTAACCCACGTTATGTCATTGCTACCTCCACCAATGTCTACGCATTGGAGGGTGTTGACGGTGCAAAGTGCAAGGCCGCAGTTGAAGCTGTTGTTGCTCCATTGACTGATAAGTCATTTGGAAAGACTAGCGCCACAAAAATTGCAGAGTTTAAGGAACGTAAGAAGCGCAGCAAAGGAAAGGATTCCATGTTTGTTGAGGAGGCTTCATCTACTGCAAAATCTGCTGAGGATAAGAGCAAGATAGTAGAAAGCCAAGACAAGGTAGATGGCGTCTTGGTACCATTCCTTAAAAAATCTGAGATCTTGTGCCAATACTTGAAAAGTCTCTTCACTCTTCGCAACAACATGCATCCTCACTTGTTGAAGTTTTAAGTTATAGTTTACATTTTATGTGATTTGAAAGAATGTTGTGGTTCCGGTAAGAAATCTCCCGCTACATTTATTGTGTCTTTAAGTCTGGAGCTTGTGTTTTTTGATTCTTGTATTAGCTTGCGCTGTACTGCGATTTCTTCTATATTCCCGTCCACGGCCTTGTTGATTTCTTCCAAGGTAAGTGTCTCGTACCGTACGAGTGCCTTTGATAAGTTATGTAATTGTCCGATATTATTCCTGATTACCGATGATGCTCTTTCGTATGCTTCCTATATGATATTGTAACTTATActtgtaaatttacatCTAGTAGGGTTTGAACTGCAGAATCTATTTTCTTCCTAAGCTCTTCACTAAGCTCCGGATATCTTTTGGTGTCAATATACATAGGCCCGCTCACGTTCTTCAAACCAACTCCAAATTTCATTACCTGAAAGGTAATATTGACGATAGAAATGAACGTACCATTGTTCTCGCAATTTCTGTTGCTCTTTCCAAGTCACTTTGACACCCTGTAGTAATGTTTTCCTTCCCATAAATCGCTTCTTCCGCGGCCATTCCACCCATTAATACATCCAATTCAGATTTTAGTTCCACCATGCGTGTATCATATTTTTCTTCAGGTATTTTCCAGGTCTAATGGTATTAAATATTGTGAATTATGAACAAACCACCCCCAAAGTTCGTCCCCTTGGTAATATAGTAGCCTTGTGGACCTTTGTTGTGCCTTGGGTATGAAGACTAACAAGTGTGTGTCCCCCTTCATGATATGCAGTAGCTGTGCGTTCACGATCATTAACGAGTGGTTTCCCTTTGAGCCCAACCACAACCCTATCAAATGCCTCTTCTATAGCCGATGTTGTAACAGAAGCTAGTCCTTGTATAGAACATTTCAGAGCAGccatatttaaaatattaaaaatatcagCTCCGGTCATTCCAACTGTCCTCTTTGCAATAGTTTTTAAATCTACTTCCGGTGATAATAATATCTTTTTACTGTACAACTTGAGGATTTCATAACGACCTGTATAATCTGGAAGGGGTATGTGAATTGTTTTGTCCAATCTTCCAGGTCTTATCAGTGCAGGATCTAAACTTTCCGGAAAGTTTGTAGCACAAAGTACAACAACTCCATCATACTTTGCAAAACCATCTAATTCGACCAATAATTGGTTGAGAGTCATCCTAACACTACTATGATCAGTGGACGATCTCTTTGAACCGACAGCATCCAATTCATCAATGAAGACTATACATGGTGAAATTGAGCGTGCAGTTTTGAATAGTTCTCTTATTCTGCGCGCACCAACGCCTACAAACATTTCTTCGAATTCGGAACCGGATGAATGGATAAATGGTACGCCGGCCTCACCAGCTACTGCTCTAGCTAACAGGGTTTTTCCTGTACCAGGACTTCCTGCTAATAATATTCCTTTGGGCAATTTAGCTCCAAGcttttcaaattttttggGGTTACGCAAATATTCAATAATTTCATCTAACTCCTCACGGACTTCATCACACCCCTGAATTATTAATGTCGATATATATGAATTTCTAACTTTCACATCGTCAAAAGTCGTATCTAAGTCTTCTGGAGAAACTATTTtaaatgaatattttatgcCCCTTTGGAGGTTTTGGTTTAGCATCAAGTAAAACGTCCCAAAGCACAATGCGATCGTTCCAATCGATAAAAGTCTCCTTGAGAATTTCAAACTATAAGTCATCTGTGAACACCTGTTTGAGACTTACAAGCCATTGGTATTACCATTAGGGGAGTTAACAACAACATGAATAGGATTCTTATCATCAGTTTTGAGATACATTTCTTTATTCTCGGGAAAGTTTCCACGATTATCCTAAACGAGTCAATGTGCGTATATTAAGAGTGACGTACGTTGAAGATTTCTCCTGAGAGAGTGTCACTGTTTGTATCAACCAACGACTTGAGAGATCTGCTATCCAGAGAGTTGGTAAAAACCAACGCCTTTAGATATTCCTTTAAAATACCCTCATCCTTTGGTATTGTGTTCGAATAGCACGATTCGACGGCTCTAATTACCAGGCGTGGGTCATATGCGTTGGCTTCGCGTAGATTAAGTTCACTTAACCTTTTATTCTGTATACCATCTTCTATAGTTCTTCTAAGGCGGTAGATTCTAGTGctggaatgtgtaaatcTTCTATCAAGTGACCTAATTGTAGAGATAGTTCCATACACAGGCACATTAGACTTAAGAACCCCGGAAAAAATGGTAGGATTCTGTGCCATCTTacaaatataataaattcAATATTTATATTAGAATTAGCTGGATAAATGGTGGATGGCCCATCAAATTATTACTATTAGCACGACAAAAGACAATTCGCTCTCTTAATTATCACTTCCACGCGCGATATTACTCACTGTCGCACTCAAATTAGAACGTTGATTATATTGACCCAGTTCTAAATCAATATACCGATCTGACGCAACATTAGGTATTTCAATATTGGCATACCGTCACTGAATATCGAACGTTTAGTATCAAAAGAGACGAAACTTTTAGGCTTGTTAGAAAGTTTATCAATTAGTTTCTTTCTAGCAAAATAGGCGTCCTGAAATTTCCCAAATCGAAGTACAATCCATTGAGGATCCATTCTACACACGAATAAAGATTTTGAATGTATCTTACTCCCTCGTTgaattcctcttcttttttaTAGTATCCAACATTGAACAATCGACATAATTATCCTGTAATTGCTGCAAAAAAGTTGAAACACCTACCAATATTTGAGCCTTGGAATCATCGCTAAAAATTTGATATGGTCGTATATACAACAAACGTTATTTGTGAACTCGCTGTAATTACAAATGGGTTGTCCAGATTCCTTTTTCCAAAATGTGATTTTATTGTACACTGGGTAGAAACTACGGGAATATTGACGAAAAAATTAAACAAACATGGTAGTTCAGAATTTTGTTCTATACTATCGTCTATTTTATCAACTAGACTGTTTGCGATGAATCTTAAAGCATCTATAACAATTTTGATATAGTTAGCTATAATATAACCTGTCTCTCGTTTAAAAGGTGGATATAGAGCTATCAGAAGGCTATGTTTCCTCTCAGCCTTTTCCGGATATACTAGTCTTCCGCAACataaaaatccaaagaCACGAATATCTTCGTAGCATAAGGCATCTCGTCCTTCTTTATTTTCGAATTCTGATAATACGCAAAATATGGATTAGGTTTCAATCTTACCTATTATCGCATAAAGCGGCGAATATTTGTCCTTTGGAGGAGgtattttgtttttcagAGAATCTTTTTTTACCAGAACACTTAATGGTGGTAGGCGATCACTCATTatttctacatttttaatcaCTCCGAAACGGGATACAACAGAAAATATTGATTTTTTGAGATCCCCCAACTCTACAAATGGTAgattatataaaaatgcatATCTACTTTCATCTATTTCTATATTTTCtatattttcataatcCCAATCTATATTTGCTTCACAAACGGCTTTCTGTAAGAATAATTTTATCTGCCCATTTCACATACCGTTATATTCTGCTCTTTTAGGAATTTAAATCTGTTaattttcaaatattgCATTGCAATATATCTACGTCTGCTAGAGCTAGTCATCATACTTTCACTTATGATTTTATTATGCGGTTCTTTGGAGTTTTGGACTGTTGagaatttttcaaagtctTCCATCCCAAAGGATGTCTTGAATGTTTCAAATGAATTATCCTATATTCATGTCTAATAAACCATTAAACTTACATAGCTTAAAATATATCGAACCCGCAACATAGAATAAAAATCATTACATGTTAGGATATCGATACATCTAATAAACCATTTAGCAAGCTGTTCATGGTCTGATTCTGGTTTATGTttctttatacattttagAAATCTATTTAGATAAATCCTACGCACAGCTTCAGATTTTCTTCCAGAAACAGTTTGATAAAGAGCTAACACCAAATTTGTAATCCTAGTCACAGTTACAATATCAAAGTTATTATATGCATAGAGAAGAAGATTTTGATGTGATTCCTTACATAATTGTTTCACGTTCAAATCAATAACTTCTCCATCATCATTAGTTATTATAGAACTCGGGATATTGTATTTGGCCATATTGATTGGCCTATAGTTGGTGGAAAACGCTTTATGGTCATTTTGTTCAAAATAGGATGTACGATACCTCAAGTGCGTACAAAACTTTGACGATTTAATCCAATATACATTGTTACATATTGAGAATCTAGATGTTAAAACAGTATTAAGTAACTTTAGGCCATCAAATTTCGGTATGAATGATTTTGTATTCATACTATTTGAAAAATCTCAACTATTAAATCCTTGAAGAAGCATATTCTCAAGGATTTGGAACACAAACAAAATTTCATGTATTTTCGACAAAATAGATTATTATAGCCCTTAAAAATCTTGATTTGAATCCTTTGTGCTATACACTACAGACGATCACAATAGACTTATTTCTTATGTTATTGCATATATTTTTACTATAATTATAGACCAtatttgttttaaaatgcagtataaTTGATATTCATGTTTTAACTTCTTTCATTATTACATATCTTCCCTTTCATCTCTTTGGCCTATGAAATGGCGAATCCCAAGGGTTTAAATAAAACAGGTTAGGATTTCAAATTTATACCATACAATCATCTTTTTAGGTCAGGATTCTCTtgataaaacaaaagaTTCCTCGCCAGTTTTAACCGATGgtattttatatcaatATTACGCAATGGATATTGCAGAAATCGATTCAAGTGATTATTCAGAGGATGACAGTGCTGTATTGTTAACGGAAAAAGTTGAAGACAACATCTTTAAGACCCTcttaaaaattaaaaacaAAGATCCAGATATATACAATAATGAACATGTCTTCTTTAATGACTCTGATTTTGATGCTGCGGAAGATAATGATTCCAACAAAAAAGTAAAGTAGATGATTTGTATGAGCATAATTTATAGGAAAAACCCTATACTTATGGCGATATGTTGCGCGAAACTCTTATAGCTGAAGGATCAGACTTTCTTCAGAAGGATGAATCGAGCTttgaaaaacaaacctcGTACAATGATGAACAGGAAATGCTTAAAAAGGAATTTTTGGCCGCTTCAAAAGATCTAGACTCGGATGACGATTTTTTTGTTAAAAGTAATGATGCAAATATACCAGAAATCCAACCTCTACCAGCTTCCGTTAGTTTATAgcacatttttaaaattgtaacAGAAAGAAAGACAATTAAATATTCGAGAACATGATTTgatatcaaaattttggtGTAAGTTTCTTGAATTATTGATGATTTTTTAGCATCTGAGAAACTTGATGAAAACGAAGAGTTTCTTAAGGATTACATATTGAACCAACGATGGAGAGAAGATCGTATTGATAATTTTACGTATTTGGATTCATCTAAACAACTTGATATGgtggatgaagaatatttggaaaaggcTGAGGAATTTGAACACAAGTATAACTATAGGTTCGAAGAAGAGGACGGATCAAAGATTATCACATATCCACGTAACATTGAGGACTCACTTAGAAAAGTGGACACAAGAAGACGTGACAAACGTTTGGAACGAAAACAAAGACGTCTGGAGGCAAAAATTCAAAAGGACGAAGAGATTAAGAGACTAAAAAACATCGACAAACTAAGGCGATTGCAAGATATAGGAGATATGGCTGGTGTAAAACtagatgaaaatattataGATTTAGATGCACCTTTTAATCCTGAACAACACGAAAGAGATATGAAGAGAATTTTGGGAATAGGATATGATCGTGATGAGAAAGATGACTATGGTTCTGAGGAGGATCCAGAACTTTGGTGGTTGTGTGACCATTGCAACAAGGGAATTCAGGTAGGACATATGCATTTCGACTGCAAAATTTGCGAAAACTACACACTTTGTAACAGTTGCTTGGATATAGCAAATCA contains:
- a CDS encoding 60S ribosomal protein L6, putative (encoded by transcript BEWA_008070A), which codes for MVRIGKTVRPKVKLNRKKTVETKYGRSKIVGRKFASVPKVRKSLQPGAVLILLSGSYKGKRVVLLKVLESGLLVVTGPFSFNGVPLRRVNPRYVIATSTNVYALEGVDGAKCKAAVEAVVAPLTDKSFGKTSATKIAEFKERKKRSKGKDSMFVEEASSTAKSAEDKSKIVESQDKVDGVLVPFLKKSEILCQYLKSLFTLRNNMHPHLLKF
- a CDS encoding hypothetical protein (encoded by transcript BEWA_008090A) produces the protein MNTKSFIPKFDGLKLLNTVLTSRFSICNNVYWIKSSKFCTHLRYRTSYFEQNDHKAFSTNYRPINMAKYNIPSSIITNDDGEVIDLNVKQLCKESHQNLLLYAYNNFDIVTVTRITNLVLALYQTVSGRKSEAVRRIYLNRFLKCIKKHKPESDHEQLAKWFIRCIDILTCNDFYSMLRVRYILSYDNSFETFKTSFGMEDFEKFSTVQNSKEPHNKIISESMMTSSSRRRYIAMQYLKINRFKFLKEQNITKAVCEANIDWDYENIENIEIDESRYAFLYNLPFVELGDLKKSIFSVVSRFGVIKNVEIMSDRLPPLSVLVKKDSLKNKIPPPKDKYSPLYAIIEFENKEGRDALCYEDIRVFGFLCCGRLVYPEKAERKHSLLIALYPPFKRETGYIIANYIKIVIDALRFIANSLVDKIDDSIEQNSELPCLFNFFVNIPVVSTQCTIKSHFGKRNLDNPFVITASSQITDDSKAQILVGVSTFLQQLQDNYVDCSMLDTIKKKRNSTREMDPQWIVLRFGKFQDAYFARKKLIDKLSNKPKSFVSFDTKRSIFSDGMPILKYLMLRQIGILI
- a CDS encoding hypothetical protein (encoded by transcript BEWA_008100A), producing MDIAEIDSSDYSEDDSAVLLTEKVEDNIFKTLLKIKNKDPDIYNNEHVFFNDSDFDAAEDNDSNKKEKPYTYGDMLRETLIAEGSDFLQKDESSFEKQTSYNDEQEMLKKEFLAASKDLDSDDDFFVKSNDANIPEIQPLPASKERQLNIREHDLISKFWSSEKLDENEEFLKDYILNQRWREDRIDNFTYLDSSKQLDMVDEEYLEKAEEFEHKYNYRFEEEDGSKIITYPRNIEDSLRKVDTRRRDKRLERKQRRLEAKIQKDEEIKRLKNIDKLRRLQDIGDMAGVKLDENIIDLDAPFNPEQHERDMKRILGIGYDRDEKDDYGSEEDPELWWLCDHCNKGIQVGHMHFDCKICENYTLCNSCLDIANHEHKDMTPKKVPLICAPPDDDSETADCYRFDYEDIVGDMPVRFKYRKVDPINCDIRTVLEKTDKELNSIMPLHKLIAYDVPGVTERWHKKTRENAVKKSKFSRIDRRMTKYNVNRDRLEAFGLSYNQKPKKKLKT
- a CDS encoding ATPase, AAA family domain-containing protein (encoded by transcript BEWA_008080A), producing the protein MAQNPTIFSGVLKSNVPVYGTISTIRSLDRRFTHSSTRIYRLRRTIEDGIQNKRLSELNLREANAYDPRLVIRAVESCYSNTIPKDEGILKEYLKALVFTNSLDSRSLKSLVDTNSDTLSGEIFNDNRGNFPENKEMYLKTDDKNPIHVVVNSPNGNTNGFLKFSRRLLSIGTIALCFGTFYLMLNQNLQRGIKYSFKIVSPEDLDTTFDDVKVRNSYISTLIIQGCDEVREELDEIIEYLRNPKKFEKLGAKLPKGILLAGSPGTGKTLLARAVAGEAGVPFIHSSGSEFEEMFVGVGARRIRELFKTARSISPCIVFIDELDAVGSKRSSTDHSSVRMTLNQLLVELDGFAKYDGVVVLCATNFPESLDPALIRPGRLDKTIHIPLPDYTGRYEILKLYSKKILLSPEVDLKTIAKRTVGMTGADIFNILNMAALKCSIQGLASVTTSAIEEAFDRVVVGLKGKPLVNDRERTATAYHEGGHTLVSLHTQGTTKVHKATILPRGRTLGVTWKIPEEKYDTRMVELKSELDVLMGGMAAEEAIYGKENITTGCQSDLERATEIARTMVMKFGVGLKNVSGPMYIDTKRYPELSEELRKKIDSAVQTLLDEAYERASSVIRNNIGQLHNLSKALVRYETLTLEEINKAVDGNIEEIAVQRKLIQESKNTSSRLKDTINVAGDFLPEPQHSFKSHKM
- a CDS encoding hypothetical protein (encoded by transcript BEWA_008050A), yielding MNDEIIGLDSHSEFEEFNLHEYFSYFNNLCFDGFLDVVCVSWSKKLTLSAGICSYEKEGYCNIRLSESLLRYRAVKECKEILLHEMIHAYLFLKKRNKKLYAHGKEFIWHMNRVNEITGLNVTIYHNFHDEVNYYRKHIWRCTGDCRLKSPHFGYIKRSKNIAPGPRDRWWKKHANTCGGTFVKLGEDTCDETKRVDRTLTLHKNTIDPSDNTIKVSSGTYDSPIII
- a CDS encoding elongation factor 1 gamma, putative (encoded by transcript BEWA_008060A) → MKITGADIDDLGTKAVLATTAFLDLKFDFALAKGKCESASGKECPFSELKPCVNLLLGSNHGDLCGHISICRHLAEAAVKGAVDEAALFNLTDMTSWLEFFHNGLFMASRCGKGLPADGTTDAYVGKVVKAINGFLAGNTFLVGESLGVSDLVLVVTLDHLVAEEKLLPSFLDSLVHLARLTRTVKASDAFLTFSKMLVTFKATGSLFDTPKEAPKDEPKPKVKNPMDLLPPTSFSLDQWKKTYSNCKGDLYSGVMPWLWENFDPAGWTFYFMKYNKLEDECTSEIFTSNMLSGFLQRFETELRHYSFAVLNVLGSGSAFDIKGVWLVRGTELPELITSHPSFEFHSFDKLDVTNEADKKVVADYFCACDDIDGVPIADCKVWK